In Phycisphaerae bacterium, a genomic segment contains:
- the rsmH gene encoding 16S rRNA (cytosine(1402)-N(4))-methyltransferase RsmH, translating to MNNTPAEHKPVLAQQIRTELKLKSNAVVVDATIGFAGHSRIFAESLGPDGVLIGFDVDPKCLEAARQNLSDLPCKVLLIRENFAEIADSLHQNGIENAHLIFADLGVCSGQLTDIDRGLSFGHDMKLDMRLDDRLDVTAADIVNSRDEKELADLIFNFGQERASRKIARSIVHYRKSAKIKTTTGLVDVICRALGCSPTSRRSRIHPATKTFQALRIAVNNELDNLEKFLDAIPLLLNKDGKAAVISFHSLEDRIVKNNFRQNKAAGIYDIITKKPLTALRTEVFENPRSRSAKLRIAAKL from the coding sequence GTGAATAATACGCCGGCTGAGCACAAACCTGTACTTGCCCAGCAGATTCGGACCGAGCTGAAACTGAAAAGCAATGCCGTGGTTGTCGATGCTACTATCGGTTTCGCCGGACACAGCAGGATATTCGCCGAGTCTCTTGGCCCGGATGGGGTGCTTATAGGTTTTGATGTTGACCCGAAATGCCTTGAAGCCGCCCGGCAGAATCTGAGCGATTTGCCGTGCAAAGTTTTGCTGATTCGGGAAAATTTTGCTGAAATTGCCGATAGTCTGCATCAAAACGGAATTGAAAACGCCCATTTGATATTCGCCGACCTGGGCGTTTGCTCCGGTCAGCTTACGGATATCGACAGGGGTTTGAGCTTTGGCCATGATATGAAACTTGATATGCGGCTGGACGACAGACTGGATGTTACCGCCGCTGATATTGTCAACAGCAGGGACGAAAAGGAGTTAGCTGACCTGATATTTAATTTTGGGCAGGAACGGGCGTCACGGAAGATTGCCCGTTCCATAGTTCATTACCGCAAATCAGCGAAGATTAAAACAACTACGGGGCTGGTGGATGTTATTTGCCGAGCCCTTGGCTGCAGCCCGACATCGAGAAGAAGCAGGATTCATCCGGCAACCAAGACATTTCAGGCACTTCGAATTGCGGTCAATAATGAGCTTGACAATCTTGAGAAATTTTTGGATGCTATTCCATTATTGCTGAATAAAGACGGCAAAGCGGCCGTTATAAGTTTTCACAGTCTTGAAGACAGAATAGTAAAAAATAATTTTCGGCAGAACAAAGCCGCGGGTATTTATGATATAATTACTAAAAAGCCGTTAACGGCTCTGCGGACGGAAGTATTTGAAAATCCGCGTTCGAGAAGCGCTAAATTAAGAATAGCTGCTAAATTGTAA
- a CDS encoding glutamate-5-semialdehyde dehydrogenase, giving the protein MDLAILAQSAKKASIRLSAVSTEKKNSALKSIVNALKQNTAQILQANKQDMEKAENDKISPALLKRLKFDKNKINDACSGIENLIALDDPTGKTLYAMQMDKGLDLYKVSCPIGVIGVIFESRPDALVQISMLCLKSGNAAILKGGTEAANTNQILYEIIRDASINAGIPENWIQLLQTREDVQAMLALDKFIDLLIPRGSNQFVRYIMDNTNIPVLGHADGICHVYVDGQADVEMAVKITVDAKTQYAAVCNSAETLLVHKDVAQRFLPVIKKALEAKGVELRGCEKTRKIIDIKPADEKDWETEYLAEILSIKTVDSIDEAIDHINNYGSHHTDAIITQSRTLAAEFLQLVDSANVFLNASTRFSDGYRYGLGAEVGISTNKIHARGPVGLEGLVIYKWKLLGSGQIVADYSGPDGKQFTHKKLKKDFHL; this is encoded by the coding sequence ATGGATTTAGCGATACTTGCACAATCAGCCAAGAAAGCCTCTATCCGGCTTTCCGCAGTAAGCACTGAAAAGAAAAACAGTGCCCTTAAATCCATCGTCAATGCTCTGAAACAGAATACCGCACAAATCCTGCAAGCAAACAAGCAGGATATGGAAAAGGCTGAGAATGATAAAATATCTCCCGCCCTGCTTAAAAGACTCAAATTCGACAAAAACAAAATCAACGACGCGTGCAGCGGCATTGAAAACCTTATAGCATTGGACGACCCCACCGGAAAGACACTTTACGCAATGCAGATGGATAAAGGCCTTGACCTGTATAAGGTAAGCTGCCCCATCGGTGTAATCGGAGTTATTTTCGAATCAAGGCCCGACGCTTTGGTTCAAATTTCGATGCTTTGCCTCAAGAGCGGCAACGCGGCAATTTTAAAAGGCGGCACAGAAGCGGCGAATACAAATCAAATCCTTTATGAAATCATACGCGATGCAAGCATAAACGCAGGAATACCCGAAAACTGGATTCAGCTTTTGCAAACCCGCGAAGACGTTCAGGCAATGCTGGCACTGGACAAATTCATCGACCTGTTGATTCCAAGAGGCTCGAACCAGTTCGTCCGCTACATTATGGACAACACAAATATACCAGTGCTGGGCCACGCGGACGGTATCTGCCATGTTTATGTTGACGGCCAGGCCGATGTAGAGATGGCGGTTAAAATAACAGTTGACGCTAAAACGCAATACGCAGCCGTTTGCAATTCGGCGGAAACGCTGCTGGTTCACAAAGATGTCGCCCAAAGATTTTTACCCGTGATAAAAAAAGCTCTTGAAGCAAAAGGCGTCGAGCTTCGCGGCTGCGAAAAAACCAGAAAAATAATAGATATAAAACCCGCTGATGAAAAAGACTGGGAAACCGAATATCTTGCCGAGATTCTTTCGATAAAAACGGTCGATTCTATTGACGAGGCTATAGACCATATAAATAATTATGGCTCGCATCATACGGACGCGATTATTACGCAAAGCCGAACTCTCGCCGCCGAATTCCTGCAGCTTGTGGACTCTGCGAATGTATTTCTCAATGCCAGCACACGCTTCAGCGACGGTTACCGTTACGGACTTGGCGCCGAGGTCGGGATAAGCACAAATAAAATTCACGCACGCGGTCCCGTCGGACTCGAAGGATTAGTCATATACAAATGGAAACTTCTCGGCAGCGGACAAATCGTCGCTGATTACTCCGGACCTGACGGGAAACAATTTACGCACAAAAAGCTGAAGAAAGATTTTCATTTATAA
- the proB gene encoding glutamate 5-kinase translates to MRNFKDSKRIAIKIGTNTLSKDGAVDSLFIRSIARQVAELIKDGREVVIITSGAIGMGAGQLKITEAVTGVQMRQACAAVGQPLLMTEYRKAFDKFGLTCAQVLLTAEVLNNRQTYLNLKNSIETLLKLGVVPILNENDCIATDEIGTAFGDNDKLSALVASKLDADVLIIMSDIDALYDKDPKKFDGAKPIKVVYEITDEILKSAGSKGSAFATGGMKSKLEAAKIAANAGCRIVLGNGRTKNIITKIIAGEDIGTVFMPKRKLSNRLRWLLNSTAKGTITIDDGAVEAIKKKKSLLPKGVKTVSGNFDIGDVVMLNAIAKMVTNFSSDELKKIAGRHSSQIRDILGPDKKDVIAIPENIVFLDY, encoded by the coding sequence ATGCGGAATTTTAAAGATTCAAAACGGATAGCGATAAAAATCGGCACTAATACGCTGAGTAAAGACGGAGCTGTTGACAGTCTGTTTATTCGTTCTATCGCCCGGCAGGTCGCCGAGCTTATCAAAGACGGCAGAGAAGTTGTCATTATAACGTCCGGCGCAATCGGAATGGGCGCAGGTCAACTAAAAATAACCGAAGCGGTTACCGGAGTACAAATGCGTCAGGCGTGCGCGGCGGTAGGCCAGCCTTTGCTTATGACAGAATACAGAAAGGCGTTCGATAAATTCGGTCTTACATGCGCTCAGGTGCTTTTGACGGCGGAAGTGCTTAATAACCGTCAGACCTATCTGAACCTGAAAAATTCCATCGAAACACTTTTAAAGCTCGGCGTTGTGCCCATTCTTAATGAAAACGACTGCATAGCGACCGATGAAATCGGCACCGCGTTCGGCGATAACGACAAATTAAGCGCACTTGTCGCAAGCAAGCTCGACGCCGATGTATTGATAATAATGAGCGATATTGACGCCCTTTACGACAAGGACCCGAAAAAATTCGACGGCGCCAAACCCATAAAAGTCGTTTATGAAATCACGGATGAGATTTTGAAAAGTGCCGGCAGCAAAGGCAGCGCGTTTGCCACGGGCGGTATGAAGAGCAAACTCGAAGCCGCTAAAATAGCCGCTAACGCCGGCTGCCGAATTGTTCTCGGCAACGGCAGAACAAAAAATATCATAACAAAAATCATCGCCGGCGAGGATATCGGCACGGTATTTATGCCGAAAAGGAAATTGAGCAATCGCCTGCGGTGGCTGTTAAATAGTACGGCAAAAGGAACAATCACGATAGATGACGGCGCGGTCGAGGCGATAAAGAAAAAGAAATCGTTATTGCCGAAAGGCGTTAAGACCGTAAGCGGTAATTTTGATATCGGCGATGTTGTAATGCTTAATGCAATCGCAAAAATGGTTACCAATTTCAGCAGTGATGAGCTAAAAAAAATAGCCGGCAGGCACAGCAGTCAGATAAGGGACATTCTCGGCCCTGATAAAAAAGACGTTATCGCGATACCGGAAAATATCGTTTTTCTTGATTACTGA